The window CGACGCCGGCGGTTTCCGCGGGCGCATGCAGCGTCCCGCCGTTCCCGTCGGGCACCAGCACCGACCCGTCGGGCGCAAAGATGAACGTGGTGTTGTGCGCCAGCGGAGACACCGCCTCGTAGGCGTAGGTCCGCGTCGGCTCGTCGGGATCGCGCAGCAGGGCGACGAGCCCCGGGTCGTCCGCTTCGTCCACCCGGCGCGCGGGAGCCGCGTTGACGCTCGCCGCGAGGTGGACGCCGTACGTCACCGCGAGGTCGCGGAACGTCTCGTAGAAGGCGCGGTAGAACGTGTCGGTCAGGGCGAGGACGAGGACCCGCACCGCTGGCTGGCCCGGAAACTTGCTCTGGTAGTAGCTGAACTGCGCCCCGTAGGGCCCGAGCAGCCCGGCGATCGCGAGCGTCGAGCTCGTCTGCTGCCGTGCCGCGGCGCCGCGGCTGCCGATGAAGGCCGTGATGAGGCCGACGTCCTCGGGAAAGACCACGAGCGCGTTCGCCGGCGCGCCCGGATCGGCGGGGAGGAGGTGGCTCGCCACGTCGTCGACGCCCGCCTGCACGAAGTTGCTGCGTCCCGGGAAGGTCGCGTCCATCAGCGCGGTCATCTTGTCGCGGTAGGTCTGGTAGGTGACGGCGTCGTCGAGGCGCTGCTTGTTGCCGACGGCGAAGATGCGAACGGGCGCGGCAAAGGCCGGCTCCGTCAGGACCATGAGCGCGAGGCAGGCGACGAGGCGTGGCCGCATGCGGCCGAGCCTAACGCTCGCCGACGCCCGCGAGCAAGGAGTTCCGTACGGGCGCGGTTCGACGATGCCGCGCTCCGGCGGTAAGGTGTCGGCGTGGACCGCATGGACCGCCCGCGGAGACGGCGGAGGACCGGTCCCTGGCTCGCCGCCGTGCTGGCGCTCGTCGCCCTGGCGCTCGGTGCCTACGTGTGGCTTCGAAGGCCACCCCTCATCACTCTGCCGGTGCCCCCGAGCTCCGCTCCCGGTCCCGAACCCACTCCGCCGCCAACCGTGCCCCCGCCCGCGGTCACCGAGCCGCTCGCGGCGCCGCCCGGCACCGCGCCCGATACGCCCGAGGAGCGGGGGCTGCCGCCGCTCGCCGAGAGCGACACGCTGGTGCGGGAGCTCGCGAGCGGGCTCACGTCCCACCCGGGGCTCTCCGTCTGGCTGTCCACGGACGGGCTGATCCAGCGCTTCGTGGCCGCGGTCGACAACATCGCCGGCGGCGAGAGCCCGCGGCCGCACCTGCTGTTCCTCGCCCCCGCGGCGAAGTTTCGCGTCGTGCGCCGCAAGGGTCGCCTGTACGTCGACCCGAAGAGCTACGAGCGCTACGACCTGGTCGCCGACGTGCTGGCCTCGCTCGACCCGCCGCGCACGGTCGAGGTCTACCGGCGGCTCCAGCCCCTGTGCGAGGACGCCTATCGCGGGCTCGGCAAGCCGCAGGGCCGCTTCGACGACGTCCTCGTCAAGGCGATCCGCACGCTGCTCGCCACGCCCGTCGTCGAGGGCGACGTCGAGCTGACGCCCAAGGTGATCACCTACGCGTTCGCCGATCCGGCGCTGGAGGGACTGAGCCCGGCTCAGAAGCACCTCCTGCGCATGGGGCCGAAGAACGAGCGCGCGATCCAGGCGGAGCTCCGCGCCCTCGCGACGGCGCTCGGCATGGGCTGAATGCGCGAGCGAGGCTGCGGATGGCCCCCGCCGACCCGACCTCGCAGCCGGCTGCGAGGCACTCCGAGCGCCCCGGGGAGACCCCTAGGACTCCGTCACGCTCGCTCGGGGTTCGCCCAGGGTGCCTATCTAGGGAGATCCTAGTTGTGCGAGATGAAGGACATACGGTACATGGCTCAGCCCATGCGACCGACCCGCCCCACCTCCTTGGCCCGTGCATTCGCCGCCGCCGTGGCTCTCCTGCTCGCGTTCCCGAACGCGGCGCGGGCCATTCACCACAACGTCACGCTGCTCGGGGAAACGCAGTGCACGAACGACACCGCCATCCAGCTCGTGCGTGTCAGGATGGACAGCCCTGACGCGTTCTCCTGGAACAACTGCGTCAACCTGACGTTTCAGAACGCGGCGGGAGTGCAGACCGGAGTGTTCGCGGTCCACCAGGATCCTCCCGCGGGCAACGGCCTGGTCGTCGGCATCGGGACGGCCGAGCTCGCGAGCACGCCCGGGGCGCCGCCGATCCACCTCGTCATCCCGAGCACCCTGATGAACCCGAACGGCAGCGTGTGCTACCGGGGGATCAAGGGCAACACGCACATCCCGGACGGCCGCGGCTGCAGCGCCATCGACCTGTGTGTTCCCGTGACGCAGGCGACGTGCGGCTGCGACCACCTGCCGAACAGCGGCAAGACGCTCGA is drawn from Deltaproteobacteria bacterium and contains these coding sequences:
- a CDS encoding DUF3014 domain-containing protein; translation: MDRMDRPRRRRRTGPWLAAVLALVALALGAYVWLRRPPLITLPVPPSSAPGPEPTPPPTVPPPAVTEPLAAPPGTAPDTPEERGLPPLAESDTLVRELASGLTSHPGLSVWLSTDGLIQRFVAAVDNIAGGESPRPHLLFLAPAAKFRVVRRKGRLYVDPKSYERYDLVADVLASLDPPRTVEVYRRLQPLCEDAYRGLGKPQGRFDDVLVKAIRTLLATPVVEGDVELTPKVITYAFADPALEGLSPAQKHLLRMGPKNERAIQAELRALATALGMG